From one Methylomonas paludis genomic stretch:
- the hisI gene encoding phosphoribosyl-AMP cyclohydrolase, translated as MSKDWLAEIQWTADGLVPVIAQQYDTGRVVMFAWMNPESLALSVSEGFAVYWSRSRQRLWRKGEESGHKQKIIDIQLDCDADVILLKIDQHGGIACHTGRHSCFYRSLTDGEWQTTEPVLKDPEHIYK; from the coding sequence ATGAGCAAGGACTGGCTGGCGGAAATACAATGGACAGCAGATGGCCTGGTGCCGGTCATCGCCCAGCAGTATGATACTGGCCGGGTGGTGATGTTTGCCTGGATGAATCCCGAATCCTTGGCGCTTAGCGTCAGCGAAGGCTTTGCGGTATACTGGTCACGTTCCCGGCAGCGCCTGTGGCGCAAGGGTGAAGAATCCGGACATAAACAAAAAATTATCGATATCCAACTGGATTGCGATGCGGATGTCATTCTGTTAAAAATAGATCAACATGGTGGCATCGCCTGCCACACCGGTCGCCATAGCTGCTTTTACCGCAGTTTGACAGACGGTGAATGGCAAACCACGGAACCCGTATTAAAAGACCCCGAACACATCTACAAATAA
- a CDS encoding IS1380 family transposase, which translates to MARFKLKESKKELTSYAGLSLIGQCLEAVNVEVMVDGRIPVSQGIKTSDLVKTTVGLLSIGKSDFEAVEPFREDRFFKKALDVRKVPGSVWLRQRLDRVSGSLLEPVDDLSIRLIERTEAPITPHKGYVCLDMDTFVMDQSGTKKEEVSRTYQGVDGYTPVAAYLGNEGWCIGLELRPGRWHSSLEIDYFLERLFPRVERLVAPGLPLLLRKDSGFDSAKLLFTVAAEKERWAAMNRRFEYLIKWNPRRQDKTSWLEKAEAAGAFVEKRPGKREALMTLTVERAWKKQTRPFRLVVRIIERTSNKHGQMLLLPDIQLEGWWTSLEEPEETVIERYRDHGTHEQFHSEFKTDLDMERLPSGKFETNDCLLRMGMFAYNCLRLIGQLGLTGDLAPIRHPAKRRRLRTVLQEVMYRAAQVIHKARQWWLDLGCASPVAKVFAYLQERLVVQPGFASG; encoded by the coding sequence ATGGCACGTTTTAAGCTTAAAGAATCCAAAAAGGAACTTACCTCCTATGCCGGACTATCCTTGATCGGCCAGTGCCTGGAAGCGGTCAATGTCGAAGTGATGGTGGACGGTAGAATACCTGTTTCACAGGGTATCAAAACCTCGGATTTAGTCAAAACCACTGTTGGCCTTTTAAGTATAGGCAAAAGCGACTTCGAGGCTGTTGAGCCGTTTCGTGAAGATCGTTTTTTCAAGAAGGCATTGGATGTACGTAAGGTTCCCGGCAGCGTGTGGCTGCGGCAACGTCTTGATCGTGTCAGCGGCAGCCTGCTGGAGCCGGTGGATGATCTATCGATACGACTCATCGAACGAACAGAAGCCCCAATTACGCCGCATAAAGGCTACGTCTGTCTGGACATGGACACCTTCGTCATGGATCAGAGCGGTACCAAGAAGGAAGAGGTGAGTCGAACCTATCAGGGAGTGGATGGCTATACGCCTGTCGCGGCTTATTTGGGCAATGAAGGCTGGTGTATAGGATTGGAACTGCGTCCAGGCCGCTGGCATTCATCGCTGGAGATTGATTATTTTCTAGAAAGGCTGTTTCCTCGAGTTGAGCGCTTGGTTGCACCGGGTTTGCCGTTGTTATTACGCAAAGACTCAGGGTTTGATAGCGCCAAACTGTTATTTACGGTTGCGGCTGAGAAAGAACGCTGGGCAGCCATGAACAGGCGCTTTGAATACTTGATCAAGTGGAATCCAAGACGGCAAGATAAGACATCCTGGTTAGAAAAAGCGGAAGCGGCCGGCGCCTTTGTTGAAAAACGCCCCGGTAAACGGGAAGCGTTAATGACACTGACGGTGGAACGTGCTTGGAAAAAACAGACTCGCCCCTTCAGACTGGTCGTGCGGATCATTGAACGCACGAGCAATAAGCACGGCCAGATGCTATTACTGCCGGACATTCAACTGGAAGGCTGGTGGACGAGTCTGGAGGAACCCGAAGAAACCGTCATTGAACGCTACCGCGACCACGGCACCCATGAACAATTTCATTCGGAATTCAAAACTGACCTGGATATGGAACGCTTACCATCTGGAAAGTTTGAGACCAACGACTGTCTATTGAGAATGGGTATGTTTGCCTATAATTGCTTGCGACTGATTGGTCAACTGGGCTTGACTGGCGACTTGGCGCCAATACGTCATCCGGCAAAACGACGGCGGTTACGAACGGTGCTGCAAGAAGTCATGTATCGAGCAGCCCAGGTGATCCACAAAGCCCGGCAATGGTGGCTGGACTTAGGGTGCGCCTCACCCGTGGCAAAAGTATTCGCTTATTTACAAGAGCGATTGGTGGTGCAGCCTGGCTTTGCATCAGGATAA
- a CDS encoding Abi-alpha family protein, with product MSEENSIIPISDAQSEAIKEIVGAVRDGGGYLTEILGDLPKDLVGLIGDKIKIYRATRLQKLWDDAKHHLGIQQPETPCLKLALPIFTEAVDESREELQDLWARLLAASMHLEKSKRFRLAFIETAKKLDPLDVRVLLEIKLNPHNTFQVGSEAGKLAQHLGVGFDEVKISLDNLEECKILSQIGSIDKGLSSYGKEFLRAVEF from the coding sequence ATGAGCGAAGAAAATAGCATTATCCCTATTTCAGATGCGCAATCAGAAGCAATCAAGGAAATTGTCGGCGCAGTTCGAGATGGCGGCGGTTATTTGACGGAAATTTTAGGCGACCTACCTAAAGATTTGGTTGGACTAATTGGGGATAAAATAAAAATTTATAGGGCTACACGACTTCAAAAGCTTTGGGATGATGCGAAGCATCATCTGGGTATACAGCAGCCTGAAACACCATGTTTAAAATTGGCGCTTCCTATTTTTACCGAAGCCGTAGATGAAAGCCGCGAAGAGCTTCAAGACTTATGGGCTAGATTGCTTGCAGCTTCAATGCATCTAGAAAAATCAAAACGTTTTAGACTTGCTTTTATTGAGACAGCAAAAAAACTCGACCCCTTAGATGTTCGGGTATTGTTAGAAATCAAACTAAATCCGCACAATACTTTTCAGGTGGGAAGTGAAGCCGGGAAACTAGCTCAACATTTAGGTGTTGGGTTCGATGAAGTCAAAATCTCATTAGACAACCTCGAAGAATGTAAAATTTTGTCTCAAATAGGTTCCATAGATAAGGGATTAAGTTCTTACGGGAAGGAATTCTTACGCGCCGTCGAATTCTAA